In Eucalyptus grandis isolate ANBG69807.140 chromosome 4, ASM1654582v1, whole genome shotgun sequence, the following proteins share a genomic window:
- the LOC104442795 gene encoding ankyrin repeat-containing protein BDA1: MALQEVIANDNVNELYSLIERDGNLLDHGSKGPFPNTPLHDAADKGQTKVAMEIATLKPSFTRKLNRGGHSPMHLALQKKHYHTARALMTLNPKLIRVRGRGGITPLHFVAREKGDNQENLELLELLAEFLSACKSSIEDLTNQCETAVHVAVRTGNTEAFKVLFEWLKQVHLIEVLDWKDQDGDTVLHIAKSKKQLEIVKLLDQYMDVNAKNFRGETALKIFQVNPSGGPDVAGSFRCEGSRERCYTPTLSLSQFSEREPTDSEKFTNSFSVQDKSNREIIIVVSTLIAGVTYQAALTPPGGYWQDSSSNSTANSSGIALGKPHEAGDIILSGSSLFIYTLSNSWAFSPRLPPSRPPLFN, translated from the exons ATGGCCCTACAGGAAGTAATAGCAAATGATAATGTTAATGAGTTATATAGCTTGATTGAGCGGGATGGAAATCTCTTAGATCATGGATCCAAGGGCCCCTTCCCAAATACTCCACTACACGATGCTGCCGACAAGGGGCAAACTAAAGTGGCAATGGAGATAGCCACCTTGAAGCCATCGTTCACTCGAAAGCTGAATCGAGGGGGTCACAGTCCTATGCACTTGGCTTTGCAAAAGAAGCATTATCACACCGCAAGGGCACTAATGACCCTCAATCCAAAGTTGATTCGAGTACGAGGACGAGGTGGGATCACTCCTTTGCATTTTGTAGCCAGAGAAAAAGGAGACAATCAGGAGAACCTGGAGCTCCTAGAACTCTTGGCAGAGTTTCTATCTGCTTGCAAATCGTCTATCGAAGACTTGACAAACCAATGCGAGACTGCAGTTCACGTTGCCGTCAGGACGGGCAACACAGAAGCATTCAAGGTTTTGTTTGAATGGCTTAAGCAAGTCCATCTTATAGAAGTCTTGGACTGGAAAGACCAAGATGGTGACACTGTCTTACATATTGCTAAATCCAAAAAGCAACTCGAG ATCGTCAAATTATTGGATCAGTATATGGATGTAAATGCGAAGAACTTCCGAGGTGAGACGGCTCTAAAAATCTTCCAAGTGAATCCTAGTGGTGGTCCAGATGTTGCAGGGAGTTTTCGCTGTGAAGGAAGTCGAGAAAGATGCTATACTCCTACCCTCTCTCTATCGCAATTTTCTGAAAGGGAACCAACAGACTCTGAGAAGTTTACAAATTCTTTCAGTGTCCAAGATAAATCCAATCGCGAAATAATCATTGTTGTGTCTACCTTAATTGCGGGTGTCACTTACCAAGCTGCTCTCACTCCTCCGGGAGGATACTGGCAGGATTCCTCTTCAAATTCCACTGCCAATTCCAGCGGCATTGCTCTTGGGAAACCACATGAAGCCGGAGACATTATCCTGAGCGGGTCGAGTCTATTTATCTACACGCTCAGCAATTCCTGGGCTTTTTCGCCTCGATTGCCACCATCTCGGCCACCGCTCTTCAACTGA